From a region of the Oscillospiraceae bacterium genome:
- a CDS encoding RnfABCDGE type electron transport complex subunit B — protein sequence MAIFLSILKAILVLGTMGAVFGALLAVAANFFSVKQDKRLPLVQEALPGVNCGGCGYTGCAAYAKAIVNDGAKTNLCPVGGVKVAKAVAEIMGVEAENVEKKRAVVMCSGNNSVASTKYEYLGADDCASVSKLGGGIMECQYGCVGLGSCVKKCPVNAIELKDNLAVVDCNKCIGCGICVDACPKHLIKLVPFDSATRVACSSKDKGADVRQVCEIGCIGCGICAKNCPSDAIEVSDNLAKINPEKCTGCGICEEKCPKKVIVKK from the coding sequence ATGGCTATTTTCTTATCAATATTAAAAGCAATTCTTGTACTTGGTACAATGGGTGCTGTTTTTGGAGCTTTACTTGCTGTTGCCGCTAATTTTTTCTCTGTTAAGCAGGATAAAAGGCTGCCTCTTGTGCAAGAGGCTCTTCCCGGTGTAAACTGCGGCGGCTGTGGCTATACAGGCTGTGCTGCCTATGCAAAGGCAATAGTAAATGACGGTGCAAAAACAAATCTTTGTCCTGTCGGCGGCGTTAAGGTTGCTAAAGCAGTTGCAGAAATTATGGGTGTTGAAGCTGAAAACGTTGAGAAAAAAAGAGCCGTTGTTATGTGTAGCGGCAACAATTCCGTTGCTTCAACAAAATATGAATACTTAGGTGCTGACGATTGTGCTTCCGTTTCAAAGCTCGGCGGCGGAATTATGGAATGTCAGTATGGCTGTGTTGGTTTGGGCTCTTGTGTTAAAAAGTGTCCTGTCAATGCCATTGAATTAAAAGACAATCTTGCAGTTGTTGATTGCAATAAATGTATTGGCTGCGGTATATGTGTTGATGCTTGTCCCAAACACTTAATCAAGCTTGTTCCCTTTGACAGTGCAACGCGGGTTGCTTGTTCTTCTAAAGACAAAGGCGCAGATGTTCGCCAAGTATGCGAGATAGGCTGTATCGGTTGCGGTATTTGTGCAAAGAACTGTCCTTCCGATGCTATTGAGGTTTCTGACAATTTAGCAAAAATCAATCCTGAAAAATGTACCGGTTGCGGTATTTGCGAGGAAAAATGTCCCAAAAAGGTTATTGTTAAAAAGTAA
- a CDS encoding tail fiber protein → MFERMTDNVSIISDLPDRPSQSGMSAQEIKQSFDKSAELIKKFINEKIVDVLNNMNSSDISSPSTQELDEDTIYGQINSLAQNMLPVGAVFLQAGDNENSNTLICDGSPVSRAEYAKLFETIGTAYGNGDGETTFNLPDLTDESPMPEMEYVIKY, encoded by the coding sequence ATGTTTGAAAGAATGACAGATAACGTCAGCATAATTTCCGATTTGCCGGACAGACCCTCTCAAAGCGGAATGAGTGCTCAAGAAATTAAACAAAGCTTTGATAAGTCAGCAGAGCTTATTAAAAAATTTATAAATGAAAAAATTGTCGACGTTTTAAATAATATGAACAGCTCTGATATTTCAAGCCCTTCTACTCAGGAGCTTGATGAAGATACTATTTACGGACAAATAAACTCTCTTGCGCAGAATATGCTTCCTGTAGGTGCAGTTTTTCTTCAGGCAGGGGATAACGAAAATTCAAATACCTTGATATGCGACGGAAGTCCCGTAAGCAGAGCTGAATATGCAAAGCTTTTTGAAACTATAGGCACAGCTTACGGAAACGGCGATGGAGAAACAACCTTCAATTTACCCGATTTAACCGACGAATCACCTATGCCTGAAATGGAATACGTAATTAAATATTAA
- the rsxC gene encoding electron transport complex subunit RsxC translates to MSRTFKGGVHPPYNKELTSASPIETPPVADILVFPLSQHIGKVCTPLVNIGDKVKVGQKIADSDAFVAAPIHSSVSGEVIAIEPRNCTNGSKVASIVIQNDHLDTKTDEIITVENKSHEELTPQEIIKVAKNAGIVGMGGATFPTYVKLQSALDKGIDTLIINGAECEPYITCDHRAMIEYPRPIAGGIKLIAQCIKPKNIFVAIEDNKEDAIATMRAVLTGTNIQVVELKSKFPQGGEKQLIKAITRIETPPGKLPVDVGCAVFNVDTCAALFRAANNNLPVIQRVVTVSGTCINSPKNLLVRIGTPVSELFEYCGGFKEEPKKIVVGGPMMGLAQHSMDIPVVKGFSAVLAFSKNDDDYVKNPTCIRCGRCVSACPVRLMPNYINMFVQKDELDKCEQYNALDCIECGSCSFICPARLYLTQNIRLAKLKINEKNQLEKIMKAKEAGKIE, encoded by the coding sequence ATGTCCCGAACCTTTAAAGGAGGAGTTCATCCCCCTTACAACAAAGAGCTGACAAGCGCCAGTCCTATCGAGACACCACCCGTAGCAGATATTCTGGTGTTCCCTCTTTCTCAGCACATAGGTAAAGTATGTACTCCGTTGGTCAATATAGGTGATAAAGTTAAGGTAGGCCAAAAAATAGCCGACAGCGACGCTTTTGTTGCTGCACCTATTCATTCGTCTGTTTCAGGCGAGGTTATAGCTATCGAGCCAAGAAACTGCACAAACGGCTCAAAGGTTGCTTCAATAGTTATACAAAACGACCATCTTGACACAAAAACCGATGAAATTATTACCGTTGAAAACAAAAGTCATGAAGAGCTTACTCCTCAGGAAATTATAAAAGTTGCAAAGAATGCCGGTATAGTAGGTATGGGCGGTGCCACCTTCCCTACTTACGTAAAGCTTCAAAGCGCTCTTGATAAGGGAATTGATACTCTTATAATTAACGGTGCCGAGTGCGAACCTTACATAACCTGCGACCACAGAGCTATGATTGAATATCCCCGTCCTATTGCGGGAGGCATAAAGCTTATTGCTCAATGTATAAAACCCAAGAATATATTTGTTGCTATTGAAGATAATAAAGAGGACGCAATAGCAACTATGAGAGCTGTTCTTACAGGTACAAATATTCAGGTTGTTGAGCTTAAAAGCAAATTCCCTCAGGGCGGAGAAAAGCAGCTTATAAAAGCTATTACAAGAATTGAAACTCCTCCCGGAAAGCTTCCTGTTGATGTAGGCTGTGCTGTATTTAACGTTGATACCTGTGCCGCACTTTTCCGTGCTGCCAACAATAATTTGCCTGTTATTCAGCGTGTTGTAACAGTTTCGGGAACCTGTATAAATTCCCCTAAAAATTTACTTGTACGCATAGGCACTCCCGTATCTGAGCTTTTTGAGTATTGCGGCGGCTTTAAAGAAGAGCCTAAAAAAATAGTTGTGGGCGGTCCTATGATGGGTCTCGCTCAGCATTCTATGGATATTCCCGTAGTCAAAGGCTTTTCTGCAGTGCTTGCCTTTTCAAAAAATGACGACGATTACGTGAAAAACCCAACCTGTATCCGTTGCGGACGCTGTGTTTCAGCGTGTCCCGTACGGCTTATGCCAAATTATATAAATATGTTTGTTCAAAAAGATGAGTTGGATAAATGCGAACAGTACAATGCTCTTGATTGTATTGAATGCGGAAGCTGTTCCTTTATATGCCCCGCCCGTCTTTATCTTACCCAGAACATTCGTCTTGCAAAATTAAAAATAAACGAAAAAAATCAATTAGAAAAAATTATGAAAGCTAAGGAGGCAGGAAAAATTGAATAA
- the rsxA gene encoding electron transport complex subunit RsxA: MIAKLIAISLSAILIENFIFVKFMGICPFLGVSKKLNTAVGMGFAVTFVISIASFFTWLVHHFILVPLNLVYLQTIAFILIIASLVQFIEMFLQKKIPALYNALGIYLPLITTNCAVLGATILNIDNSYNLLEAVVYGFTAGLGFTLAIVIFAGIRERLEYCDIPKPFKEFPIALISAALLALSFTGFSGLELPF, from the coding sequence ATGATAGCTAAGCTTATTGCTATTTCACTTTCAGCAATCCTTATTGAAAATTTTATATTTGTTAAATTTATGGGCATCTGTCCTTTCTTGGGTGTTTCCAAAAAATTAAACACGGCAGTAGGTATGGGCTTTGCCGTAACCTTTGTTATCTCCATAGCCTCGTTTTTCACGTGGCTTGTCCATCATTTTATTTTAGTCCCTTTAAACCTTGTTTATCTTCAGACAATAGCGTTTATTTTAATTATTGCATCATTAGTTCAGTTTATTGAAATGTTTTTACAAAAGAAAATCCCTGCACTTTACAATGCATTGGGAATTTATCTTCCTCTTATTACAACAAACTGTGCAGTTTTAGGTGCTACAATTCTCAACATTGACAACAGCTATAATCTTTTAGAAGCTGTAGTTTACGGCTTTACAGCAGGATTAGGCTTTACACTTGCAATTGTTATTTTCGCAGGAATACGTGAGCGTTTGGAATATTGCGATATTCCAAAGCCTTTTAAGGAATTTCCTATTGCTCTTATAAGCGCTGCGCTTCTTGCTCTTTCATTTACCGGATTTTCCGGTCTTGAGCTTCCTTTTTAA
- a CDS encoding FMN-binding protein has protein sequence MHKTSILHLSFSLFIITFVVAVMLSVVNYFTAPVIKNSERNIIKNSLEIIYEGADFEEIEVTPQNQANGIVSVYKAEELGYCLNVVTNGYGGELKLLIGINRNLSVAGVEVISSNETQNIGSKALEKSYLDKFISLTSPYNVNAVSGATITSKAVKDSIEIATASVKELIANE, from the coding sequence GTGCATAAGACTTCAATTTTACATCTTTCCTTTTCGCTGTTTATTATTACTTTTGTAGTTGCAGTTATGCTCTCAGTAGTCAATTATTTTACAGCACCTGTAATCAAAAATTCGGAAAGAAACATTATCAAAAATTCATTGGAAATTATATATGAAGGAGCCGATTTTGAAGAAATAGAAGTCACTCCCCAAAACCAAGCCAACGGAATTGTATCCGTTTATAAAGCAGAAGAGCTCGGCTATTGCTTAAACGTAGTTACAAACGGCTACGGCGGAGAGCTTAAGCTGTTAATAGGGATCAACCGCAATTTGTCTGTTGCGGGTGTAGAGGTAATTTCCAGCAACGAAACTCAGAATATTGGTTCAAAGGCTCTTGAAAAGAGCTATTTAGACAAATTTATTTCCCTTACATCTCCCTATAATGTCAACGCTGTTTCAGGTGCTACAATAACATCTAAAGCTGTTAAAGACTCTATTGAAATTGCCACAGCATCAGTAAAGGAGTTGATTGCAAATGAATAA
- a CDS encoding RnfABCDGE type electron transport complex subunit D produces MNKLLLTSSPHIKSSDNTRTIMLDVIIALMPALVMSIIYFGLRSLLMTVVSVGFCVLFEFLYRFLLKKPMTIGNLSAVVTGILLAFNLPVTAPYWVIAIGSFFAIVIVKELFGGIGKNIVNPVLAARAFLFAYPDIMTRWLKPFEKVGLFISDIDVVTTATPLSQISLRDGTSASASMLQMFFGETGGCLGETSAIVLILGGLYLLVKKVISWHIPFTFLSTVAVLTFILPGQNMPLYNMGVNLLSGGLILGAIFMATDYTTSPMTRKGQVLYAIGCGIITVIIRYYGGYPEGVSFAILIMNCVTPLIDKYVRPRRYGTGGGAVSA; encoded by the coding sequence TTGAATAAGCTTTTGCTAACCTCCTCTCCGCACATAAAAAGCAGCGACAACACAAGAACTATTATGCTTGACGTTATAATTGCTCTTATGCCGGCGCTTGTGATGTCCATTATTTATTTTGGGCTTCGCTCTTTATTGATGACTGTTGTTTCGGTTGGCTTTTGTGTTCTTTTTGAGTTTTTATACAGATTCTTACTCAAAAAGCCTATGACAATCGGAAACCTCTCTGCTGTTGTTACCGGCATTTTGCTTGCTTTTAACTTGCCTGTAACCGCACCCTATTGGGTAATTGCAATAGGCTCATTTTTTGCTATTGTTATTGTAAAAGAGCTTTTTGGCGGAATAGGTAAAAACATTGTAAACCCCGTACTTGCGGCAAGAGCTTTCTTGTTTGCTTATCCCGACATTATGACAAGATGGTTAAAGCCTTTTGAAAAAGTAGGTCTTTTTATAAGTGATATTGACGTTGTTACCACTGCAACACCTCTTTCTCAAATCAGCCTGCGTGACGGAACAAGTGCTTCTGCAAGTATGCTTCAGATGTTTTTCGGAGAAACAGGTGGCTGTCTGGGTGAAACCTCAGCCATAGTGCTTATCTTAGGCGGTCTTTATCTGCTTGTTAAAAAAGTTATTTCCTGGCATATCCCCTTCACCTTTTTATCCACCGTTGCTGTTTTAACCTTTATTCTTCCCGGTCAGAATATGCCTCTTTATAATATGGGAGTAAATCTTTTGTCGGGCGGTCTTATCCTCGGCGCTATATTTATGGCAACGGACTACACCACCTCTCCTATGACCCGTAAAGGTCAAGTGCTTTACGCTATCGGATGTGGTATTATAACGGTTATTATTCGTTATTACGGCGGCTATCCCGAGGGGGTAAGCTTTGCAATTCTTATTATGAACTGTGTTACTCCTTTGATAGATAAATATGTAAGACCTCGCAGATACGGTACCGGAGGAGGTGCTGTCAGTGCATAA
- a CDS encoding electron transport complex subunit E, with protein sequence MNKQKSSLLNVFTDGLIYKNPVFIQLLGMCPSLAVSTSLKNAFGMGLAATFVLIASNFFISLLRKFIPQKIRIAAYIVIIAGFVTCVDMVLTAYLPALSESLGVFIPLIVVNCIILGRAEAFASKNKPLPSVIDGLGMGLGFTLALAVVSFFRELLGNGTLFDFSVLGSSYPPMLTLTMPVGGFLTLGFVIAAVQWLTGRKAKTNKKSKEKIK encoded by the coding sequence ATGAATAAACAAAAAAGCTCCCTTTTAAACGTCTTTACTGACGGATTGATTTATAAAAACCCTGTTTTTATTCAGCTTTTGGGAATGTGTCCTTCTCTTGCCGTTTCAACTTCTCTTAAGAATGCTTTCGGAATGGGACTTGCCGCTACTTTTGTTTTAATTGCTTCTAATTTTTTCATATCTCTTTTAAGAAAATTCATACCTCAAAAAATCAGAATTGCCGCATATATAGTAATAATTGCAGGCTTTGTTACCTGTGTTGATATGGTTTTAACTGCTTATTTGCCTGCTCTTTCTGAGTCTTTGGGTGTATTTATCCCTCTTATCGTTGTAAACTGTATAATTTTAGGACGTGCCGAAGCCTTTGCTTCTAAAAACAAGCCTCTTCCCTCTGTAATAGACGGTTTGGGAATGGGTCTTGGATTTACTCTTGCTCTTGCCGTTGTTTCTTTTTTCAGAGAGCTTTTGGGAAACGGAACTCTTTTCGATTTTTCCGTTTTAGGTTCAAGCTATCCTCCTATGCTCACTCTTACAATGCCCGTAGGTGGATTTTTAACCTTAGGTTTTGTTATTGCGGCTGTTCAATGGCTTACAGGACGTAAGGCAAAAACAAATAAAAAAAGTAAGGAGAAGATAAAATGA